One stretch of Nitrospirota bacterium DNA includes these proteins:
- the mreD gene encoding rod shape-determining protein MreD: MTYFIWAVIIFLTFILQASFSLFDVTPNLTVILAFYAGIRKGEVRGLLIGALIGIIEDSLSGAFLGLNLLSKGLVGYFSSLMYSRYFIWTPLLGIISIMAFTLIDSFLVFASRSIFERMPGTPGSAVFIFLIQAIMNALFGLLIKPAKKE, translated from the coding sequence TCTGGGCAGTCATAATATTTCTCACGTTCATCCTGCAGGCCAGCTTTTCGCTGTTTGATGTCACCCCGAATCTCACGGTCATTCTGGCGTTTTATGCGGGGATCAGGAAGGGAGAGGTCAGGGGATTGCTGATTGGCGCGCTCATCGGCATTATCGAGGACAGTCTTTCCGGCGCGTTTCTCGGGCTGAATCTCCTGAGCAAAGGGCTGGTGGGATATTTTTCCTCTCTCATGTACAGCAGATATTTCATCTGGACTCCTTTGCTCGGAATCATCAGTATCATGGCATTTACCCTGATTGACAGTTTCCTTGTGTTTGCATCAAGAAGCATATTCGAGAGAATGCCGGGCACGCCGGGCTCCGCGGTATTCATCTTCCTCATACAGGCAATCATGAATGCCTTATTCGGGCTCCTGATAAAACCGGCAAAAAAAGAATGA
- the mrdA gene encoding penicillin-binding protein 2, with the protein MKNGSEKISLISYLVIIAFLLLVMRLWQLQILQGDEYRKLSEANRLRIISVPAPRGIIFDRNGIPLVKNAPYYFASIIPDQFDRNRIDQLAAVIAIPAAEITDKLDRMEASPFVPIRLKEELSVREIAFIEARRSDFPGLFIEVQVNREYMFGNVGAHLMGYLGKISPSQAKDPSYRNIPPDMFIGQWGIEKLFDSVLRGAPGRRIIEVNALGREIRLLEEDPPEKGNDITLSIDINLQKGAEKAFGDRAGALVAIQPDTGEILGLVSKPSFDPNLFTRGIRQEDWTALATDKKFPLLNRALQSQYPPGSTFKIVTAIAGLEEGVITPDTKVDCRGSVSFGKWRFGCWRRQGHGVVSLHRAIVESCDVYFYEVGKRLGIDRIHDYAVNLGLGKKSGIELGLEKSGLIPDTAWKLEHKKTPWFLGETFIAAIGQGYVSVTPIQLAMMTGAVANGGMLYKPALIKDARPVILQNFSISKHHLESVIKGLSGVVNEPSGTGWAAKSEITDTAGKTGTAQVVAMRGGKQYAGERFRDHAWFVAFAPVDSPEVAMAVLVEHGGHGGAAAAPIARIAIEEYMKSLRSLDHSIQR; encoded by the coding sequence ATGAAGAACGGCTCTGAAAAAATATCGCTTATCAGCTATCTCGTGATCATAGCCTTTCTTCTGCTCGTGATGAGGTTGTGGCAACTGCAGATACTGCAGGGAGACGAGTACAGAAAGCTTTCAGAAGCCAACAGGCTGCGGATCATAAGCGTACCTGCCCCCCGCGGCATCATCTTCGACAGGAATGGGATACCGCTCGTGAAAAATGCCCCATACTATTTCGCATCAATAATCCCGGACCAGTTTGACAGAAACAGGATTGACCAGCTGGCAGCGGTCATTGCGATCCCGGCCGCGGAGATCACAGACAAGCTGGACAGAATGGAAGCGAGCCCGTTTGTCCCGATACGATTAAAAGAGGAGCTGTCCGTCCGCGAAATCGCATTTATCGAAGCGAGACGTTCAGACTTCCCCGGTCTTTTCATAGAAGTGCAGGTCAACAGGGAATACATGTTCGGAAATGTCGGTGCACATCTCATGGGATATCTGGGGAAAATAAGTCCTTCACAGGCAAAAGATCCGTCATACAGGAATATCCCCCCTGATATGTTCATAGGGCAATGGGGCATCGAAAAGCTTTTTGACAGTGTCCTCAGGGGGGCTCCCGGCAGAAGGATAATCGAGGTGAATGCACTCGGCAGGGAAATACGGCTGCTTGAGGAGGACCCGCCGGAAAAAGGGAATGATATCACCCTCAGCATCGATATCAATCTACAGAAGGGCGCTGAAAAAGCATTCGGGGACAGGGCAGGCGCACTTGTAGCCATTCAGCCCGATACCGGAGAGATACTCGGACTGGTCAGCAAACCTTCATTCGACCCGAACCTTTTCACGCGGGGGATACGCCAGGAGGACTGGACCGCTCTGGCAACCGACAAGAAATTTCCGCTTCTCAACAGGGCTCTCCAGAGCCAGTACCCTCCCGGCTCGACATTTAAAATCGTTACGGCAATCGCAGGGCTGGAGGAGGGGGTCATCACTCCCGACACGAAAGTGGACTGCAGGGGGAGCGTTTCTTTCGGCAAATGGCGTTTCGGCTGCTGGCGGAGGCAGGGCCACGGAGTGGTTTCTCTCCACAGGGCTATTGTCGAATCGTGTGATGTATATTTTTATGAGGTCGGCAAGCGTCTCGGGATAGACAGGATTCACGATTACGCGGTAAACCTCGGCCTTGGGAAAAAGTCAGGCATCGAGCTCGGCCTGGAAAAGAGCGGGCTGATACCGGACACCGCGTGGAAACTCGAACACAAAAAGACCCCCTGGTTTCTCGGTGAGACCTTCATCGCAGCAATCGGTCAGGGATATGTGTCGGTCACCCCGATCCAGCTCGCAATGATGACAGGTGCCGTCGCAAACGGGGGAATGCTCTACAAACCGGCTCTCATAAAAGACGCCCGGCCGGTAATCCTGCAAAACTTCAGCATCTCGAAACACCATCTTGAATCAGTAATAAAAGGGCTTTCCGGTGTGGTGAACGAGCCGTCAGGAACGGGGTGGGCTGCAAAATCCGAGATCACCGACACGGCAGGGAAGACCGGCACCGCACAGGTGGTAGCGATGAGAGGGGGAAAGCAATATGCCGGCGAACGGTTCAGAGACCATGCCTGGTTTGTCGCCTTTGCACCCGTGGATAGCCCGGAGGTCGCCATGGCTGTGCTCGTAGAGCATGGAGGGCATGGCGGCGCCGCTGCTGCACCCATCGCACGCATTGCGATCGAGGAATACATGAAATCACTCCGTTCCCTTGACCATTCAATACAGAGATAA
- a CDS encoding cysteine synthase family protein, protein MGILQCIGNTPISSIETNPNPKVKLYAKLEGNNPGGSVKDRIALYMIEAAEKDGRLTRDKIILEATSGNTGIGLAMVASAKRYRVKLTMPACVSIERRRILEAFGAELILSPPDEATDGAIRLAHKILAEAPDRYFMPNQFDNEANIMAHYETTGREIYEQTGGEITHFVAGMGTTGTLMGVSRRLKEYREDIRIIGVEPILHHRIQGLKNMTESIRPKIFDPAQLDEKYFVNDEEAFDTTRMLAVKEGIFAGMSSGAAMHIALRKSSEIREGVIVVLLPDRGDRYLSTSLFTSVCAKCPP, encoded by the coding sequence ATGGGAATATTACAGTGCATCGGAAATACACCGATCTCCTCAATAGAGACAAATCCTAACCCCAAGGTAAAACTCTACGCAAAACTCGAAGGAAACAACCCCGGAGGCTCTGTGAAAGACCGTATCGCCCTTTACATGATAGAGGCTGCAGAGAAGGACGGAAGGCTCACGAGGGATAAAATAATACTCGAGGCGACCTCTGGGAATACAGGGATCGGGCTCGCCATGGTTGCCTCAGCCAAAAGGTACCGTGTGAAGCTCACCATGCCTGCATGTGTCAGCATCGAGAGGAGGCGGATACTCGAAGCATTCGGTGCAGAACTGATTCTGAGCCCGCCTGACGAGGCTACGGACGGCGCGATACGGCTGGCGCACAAGATACTGGCCGAGGCTCCTGACCGGTATTTCATGCCAAACCAGTTCGACAACGAAGCCAATATCATGGCTCATTACGAAACCACCGGCAGGGAAATCTACGAACAGACCGGCGGAGAAATTACCCACTTTGTTGCCGGAATGGGAACTACAGGAACGCTGATGGGAGTGAGCAGAAGGCTCAAGGAATACCGCGAGGATATCCGGATAATCGGCGTCGAACCCATTCTGCATCACAGGATACAGGGGCTGAAGAATATGACGGAATCGATCAGGCCGAAGATATTCGATCCCGCACAGCTTGACGAGAAATATTTCGTCAACGATGAAGAAGCATTTGACACCACGAGAATGCTCGCAGTGAAAGAGGGGATATTTGCAGGCATGTCAAGCGGCGCGGCAATGCACATTGCCCTCAGGAAATCCAGTGAGATTAGGGAAGGAGTCATCGTCGTCCTCCTTCCTGACAGAGGCGACCGTTACCTCTCCACATCGCTCTTTACGTCTGTCTGCGCAAAGTGTCCTCCCTAA
- the rodA gene encoding rod shape-determining protein RodA yields MLKIDRRLIQNFDWITLAVTILIALIGIMTIYSATRPLAEGEHPVFYLKQISWLVLGIVALFFITSIDYIWFSRFSLPFYIMGVILLLAVFIFGRTGMGAQRWLSLGPVSFQPSEFFKLVYIVMLSQYLSTVRNPIDALSLLRIFFVITLFPFILLVKQPDLGTALIVLAIFTSLIIARGLSKKVIILLVLIGLISLPFLGNIFWGGLKDYQKSRIVAFIEPEVDPTGIGYHLNQSKITVGSGKLVGKGYLQGTQGPFRFLPEKHTDFIFAVFAEEWGFFGSVLLFFFYLVLILRGLDTARKAKDDFGRLLAIGITSMFLIYFSVNVGMTLGLMPVVGVPLPFMSYGGTALLSNMLAAGILINIRTRRFELFH; encoded by the coding sequence ATGCTGAAAATAGACCGCAGGCTCATTCAGAATTTTGACTGGATCACCCTCGCGGTCACGATCCTCATAGCCCTCATAGGGATCATGACCATCTACAGCGCAACACGCCCCCTCGCAGAAGGAGAGCATCCGGTTTTCTATCTGAAGCAGATTTCATGGCTCGTCCTCGGAATCGTCGCCCTGTTCTTCATTACGAGCATTGATTATATCTGGTTCAGTAGATTCTCCCTTCCCTTCTATATCATGGGGGTTATCCTTTTACTCGCAGTCTTTATCTTCGGAAGGACAGGCATGGGAGCCCAGCGATGGCTGAGTCTTGGCCCCGTCTCTTTCCAGCCTTCAGAATTCTTCAAGCTGGTGTATATCGTCATGCTCTCGCAGTACCTCAGCACAGTCAGAAACCCTATCGATGCGCTCTCACTCCTGAGGATATTTTTTGTCATCACCCTGTTTCCTTTCATTCTCCTTGTGAAACAGCCTGATCTCGGTACCGCGCTGATTGTTCTTGCCATCTTTACTTCACTCATCATCGCCCGCGGTCTCTCGAAAAAGGTGATAATACTTTTGGTCCTGATAGGGCTCATATCCCTGCCGTTTCTCGGGAACATATTCTGGGGAGGGCTCAAGGACTACCAGAAAAGCAGAATTGTCGCCTTTATCGAACCTGAGGTGGACCCGACCGGCATCGGCTACCACCTGAATCAGTCGAAGATCACGGTCGGATCAGGCAAGCTTGTCGGAAAGGGCTACCTGCAGGGGACACAGGGACCGTTCAGGTTCCTGCCTGAAAAACATACGGACTTCATCTTCGCAGTCTTTGCCGAAGAATGGGGGTTCTTCGGAAGCGTGCTCCTTTTCTTCTTCTATCTCGTTTTGATCCTGAGGGGCCTTGATACCGCAAGGAAGGCAAAAGATGATTTCGGCCGGCTTCTCGCCATCGGCATCACCTCAATGTTCCTCATCTACTTTTCGGTCAACGTGGGAATGACACTCGGGCTGATGCCGGTTGTCGGAGTTCCGCTGCCGTTCATGAGCTACGGAGGAACCGCGCTCCTTTCGAACATGCTGGCGGCAGGCATTCTTATCAACATCAGAACCCGCCGCTTTGAACTCTTCCATTAA
- a CDS encoding O-antigen ligase family protein — translation MSARIVPYFRTTEVICLSGLLFLLPFNGMTTIKEILFFLLAGAFIADRVANRAKGPIPSSPDSMLHALMAVSFCWALFGLVQAIDPAYSLEEVLTKMSKQYLLYFFAYYSLREFLPGKVKGLLYPMIFSAVLMSLYACYQFYLSPDFFVNRVHGFTGAFYRLSTFLVLALPVVTVLGFSFDGWLRRIILFSIPVSLAALFFTFTRGAWIAVMIELLILVFIFLKKYRMLILAAVLTVSLAGVVLSYKSVISPTLFKRGSEQPRIDAIIRSAEIIRSYPLTGIGYGKGTFEKYYPGIYVKHSHNLFLNTAVENGVPGLLLLLAMLGIIMKDFVRAVRTETILEKRLIISGIFASFAGFLCLNTFDYMYHGWPGQMFWMLIGIGYALIHPGFRTYWGES, via the coding sequence ATGAGCGCACGAATAGTTCCATATTTCAGGACAACCGAGGTGATATGCCTGTCCGGCCTTCTGTTTCTTCTTCCTTTCAACGGCATGACCACGATAAAGGAGATTCTTTTTTTCCTTCTGGCAGGCGCGTTTATTGCAGACCGGGTCGCGAACCGCGCGAAGGGTCCCATACCCTCTTCGCCGGACAGCATGCTGCATGCGTTGATGGCGGTCTCTTTCTGCTGGGCGCTCTTCGGACTGGTGCAGGCAATAGACCCGGCATACAGCCTGGAGGAAGTCCTGACCAAAATGTCCAAACAGTACCTTCTCTATTTTTTTGCATACTACAGCCTGAGGGAATTTCTCCCGGGGAAAGTGAAAGGTCTGCTCTATCCCATGATTTTTTCTGCTGTGCTCATGTCTCTGTATGCATGCTATCAATTTTACCTTTCGCCCGATTTCTTTGTGAACAGGGTTCACGGGTTCACCGGTGCATTCTACCGGCTGTCAACATTCCTTGTCCTTGCGCTGCCTGTGGTTACCGTGCTTGGCTTTTCTTTTGATGGCTGGCTGAGGCGCATCATTCTTTTCAGCATACCGGTCTCGTTGGCTGCCCTGTTTTTTACCTTTACGCGGGGAGCATGGATTGCGGTCATGATCGAGCTCCTGATCCTTGTATTTATCTTTTTGAAGAAGTACCGGATGCTGATCCTCGCGGCCGTCCTCACCGTATCTCTGGCGGGCGTTGTGCTGTCATACAAATCGGTTATTTCTCCGACTTTGTTCAAACGGGGAAGTGAGCAGCCGAGGATTGACGCGATCATCCGTTCTGCCGAAATAATCCGCAGCTATCCGCTGACCGGCATCGGATACGGAAAGGGAACCTTTGAGAAGTATTACCCCGGCATATATGTCAAGCATTCACATAATCTTTTTCTCAACACCGCGGTTGAGAACGGTGTGCCGGGACTGCTGCTTCTTCTCGCCATGCTTGGCATTATCATGAAAGACTTTGTCCGGGCGGTCAGGACTGAAACGATCCTGGAAAAAAGACTGATCATTTCCGGGATATTCGCTTCCTTTGCCGGTTTCCTGTGCCTGAATACTTTCGACTACATGTATCATGGATGGCCGGGACAGATGTTCTGGATGCTCATCGGCATCGGGTATGCGCTGATCCACCCGGGCTTCAGGACATACTGGGGAGAATCCTGA
- a CDS encoding glycosyltransferase yields the protein MREGKYCILHLRKAFERNLPVFINFVRGVDNRRFIHIVCYLGEDHGYHNTLTDLGYEVIHLGFSKKSLEVFNPFVITKLSGILRRKNIDIIHCQKHKPTIYGSLAALVSGNISVIAHVHGLARTRSWKRKLTNWFLLRGVKKIVAVSESVRKDVIKNNWGLDPYKVITVKNCIDLSTIDSIRISKGESRAQLGLAEDEFVFGTVGRLVATKGQSYLIEAFALVKERIPNARLVITGNGPLFGELQKKAANLGVASRVLFTGYRNNVFEMLRAFDIFVLPSLAEGLSIALLEAMASGLPIIASEVGGIPEVFGNCKCGKLVKPKDVRSLAAAMIEISYLDNDLKKNLGANGRTRIEEEFTADVMIKKLTELYESVLNNR from the coding sequence ATGAGAGAGGGGAAATACTGCATCCTCCACCTCAGAAAAGCATTTGAGAGAAATCTCCCTGTTTTCATAAACTTTGTGCGGGGAGTGGATAACCGCCGGTTTATCCATATTGTCTGCTATCTCGGAGAAGACCACGGATATCACAATACCCTGACCGATCTCGGGTATGAGGTTATCCATCTCGGGTTCAGCAAGAAGTCTCTGGAGGTCTTTAATCCTTTTGTCATCACAAAACTTTCCGGAATCCTCAGACGAAAAAATATTGACATAATCCACTGCCAGAAACATAAACCCACCATTTACGGTTCACTGGCAGCGCTTGTTTCCGGAAATATCTCTGTAATCGCTCACGTCCATGGTCTTGCCCGGACCCGTTCATGGAAGCGAAAACTCACAAACTGGTTCCTTTTGCGCGGCGTGAAAAAAATCGTTGCCGTTTCTGAAAGCGTGCGAAAAGATGTTATCAAAAACAACTGGGGACTGGACCCGTATAAGGTGATTACGGTGAAGAACTGCATTGATCTTTCCACAATCGACAGCATACGGATCAGCAAAGGGGAATCCCGTGCACAACTCGGCCTTGCAGAGGATGAGTTTGTCTTCGGCACGGTGGGAAGGCTTGTCGCAACAAAGGGACAATCATATCTGATTGAAGCATTTGCCCTTGTGAAGGAAAGAATTCCAAACGCACGCCTTGTCATTACAGGAAACGGGCCGTTATTCGGGGAACTGCAAAAAAAGGCTGCGAATCTTGGTGTAGCTTCAAGGGTACTGTTTACAGGATACAGAAACAATGTCTTCGAGATGCTGAGAGCCTTTGACATATTCGTGCTTCCCTCTCTTGCAGAGGGGCTTTCCATCGCACTGCTTGAAGCGATGGCATCGGGGCTGCCGATCATTGCCTCTGAAGTGGGAGGGATTCCCGAAGTGTTCGGGAACTGCAAATGTGGTAAACTTGTCAAGCCGAAAGATGTCAGATCACTGGCTGCTGCAATGATCGAAATCAGTTACCTGGACAACGACCTGAAAAAAAATCTCGGGGCTAATGGACGCACAAGGATTGAAGAGGAATTCACGGCTGATGTCATGATTAAAAAACTGACCGAGCTGTATGAATCAGTACTGAATAACCGGTAA
- a CDS encoding lipopolysaccharide kinase InaA family protein: MQTTGKNSAAGEMVKMTPGKGASLSILFAEKCDRDWLQEKIPFLLSRKEGMQMKSSQFSNVLRFQHPETGEFFYFKEYLNRGIKDKLMKLLGVARSQRAYRAGWMLLEKGFLTPVPVAHGIEKTCCLVRRNFLITKGVPGERTYQYFQAHFPLPVTAQIVAEKRSLLEAAGHAIGRLHGMGICHGDLRVGNIIISGTGSAAEFFFIDNERTRAYLTIPERERLKNLVQLNMVLLPHITRTDRLRFFNAYVMENPGLLSRKRGLIHEIIRMTRKRHVRKVRR; encoded by the coding sequence ATGCAGACTACCGGAAAAAATAGCGCTGCCGGCGAGATGGTAAAAATGACGCCGGGAAAAGGCGCATCACTGAGTATCCTTTTTGCAGAGAAGTGTGACAGAGATTGGCTTCAGGAGAAGATACCCTTTCTTCTCAGCCGGAAGGAGGGCATGCAGATGAAAAGTTCCCAGTTTTCGAATGTCCTGAGGTTTCAGCACCCGGAGACCGGGGAATTCTTCTATTTTAAAGAGTACCTGAACAGAGGAATAAAGGACAAACTGATGAAACTTCTGGGGGTTGCCAGGAGTCAGCGCGCATACAGGGCAGGATGGATGCTCCTCGAAAAGGGTTTTCTGACGCCTGTTCCGGTTGCCCACGGCATTGAAAAGACCTGCTGTCTTGTCCGGAGAAATTTCCTGATCACCAAGGGAGTCCCCGGAGAAAGGACATATCAGTATTTTCAGGCGCATTTCCCGCTGCCGGTCACGGCGCAGATAGTGGCGGAGAAGCGGTCCCTTCTTGAAGCCGCAGGCCATGCAATCGGACGCCTCCACGGAATGGGTATCTGTCACGGAGACCTGAGAGTCGGCAATATCATCATCAGCGGCACCGGTTCTGCGGCGGAGTTTTTCTTTATTGACAATGAAAGGACCCGGGCGTACCTGACCATTCCCGAAAGGGAAAGACTGAAGAATCTCGTGCAGCTTAATATGGTGCTCCTGCCGCATATTACGAGAACCGACAGGTTAAGGTTTTTCAATGCCTATGTCATGGAAAATCCGGGACTTCTTTCCCGCAAGAGAGGCCTGATCCATGAAATTATCCGGATGACCAGAAAACGACATGTGCGCAAGGTTCGGAGATAA
- a CDS encoding glycosyltransferase produces the protein MRTCYALARAGHRVKIITGRPAGHDDIFSYYGIAPVPEMEIVQVPMLRGKPFSWHAIFNYFSLLKILSLKKGAQAPDIIYLREIKLARFLLRFKKLLNLPFVIEVHDMKIKKFYDTCPEKDPNEHYVFRRADGIVVLLNTFADILRETYGIEGIPVAKVPLAAEKIPFRHAQSAQRIIGYIGQLYPMQGADILIEALRYIPEARLSIIGGGEKDLRRLRMLAAEIHVAERVDFHGFVSPRMAMEKAMKSDVMVICALDRGKRRYAAHTKLYEYMAMGKPIVAVDLPSVREEVTEGRDAILARPEDPKDLAEKISLVLDNRALAESLAIGAYTSADEFSWEKRAEKLSAFFLSVHADYRKK, from the coding sequence ATGAGAACGTGTTATGCCCTTGCACGGGCTGGTCACAGGGTAAAGATCATCACCGGAAGACCCGCAGGACATGACGACATTTTTTCCTATTACGGGATAGCGCCTGTCCCTGAAATGGAAATTGTGCAGGTTCCGATGCTGAGAGGAAAGCCTTTTTCCTGGCATGCCATCTTCAATTATTTCTCTCTCCTGAAAATCCTGTCTCTCAAAAAAGGCGCGCAGGCTCCTGATATCATTTACCTGAGGGAGATCAAGCTTGCCCGTTTCCTTCTGAGATTCAAAAAACTTCTGAATTTGCCCTTTGTCATTGAAGTGCATGATATGAAGATAAAGAAATTCTATGACACCTGCCCCGAAAAGGACCCGAACGAACACTATGTATTCCGCAGGGCAGACGGCATTGTTGTCCTTCTGAATACGTTCGCGGATATCCTCAGGGAGACCTACGGGATTGAGGGGATACCGGTTGCAAAGGTTCCCCTGGCAGCCGAAAAAATCCCGTTTCGGCATGCGCAGTCTGCTCAGCGCATCATTGGTTACATCGGGCAGCTGTATCCGATGCAGGGTGCTGATATCCTCATCGAGGCACTGAGATATATACCCGAAGCGCGGCTGAGTATTATCGGCGGCGGCGAAAAGGATCTGCGCAGGCTGAGAATGCTTGCGGCCGAGATTCACGTTGCAGAAAGAGTCGATTTTCACGGCTTTGTCAGTCCGCGCATGGCAATGGAAAAAGCCATGAAGTCGGACGTGATGGTTATCTGCGCACTGGACAGGGGGAAAAGGCGGTATGCTGCGCATACAAAATTGTATGAATACATGGCAATGGGAAAACCTATCGTCGCTGTTGACCTGCCGTCGGTCCGGGAGGAAGTCACGGAAGGCAGGGATGCAATCCTTGCCAGACCGGAGGATCCCAAAGATCTTGCGGAAAAGATTTCCCTTGTGCTGGATAACCGTGCCCTTGCAGAATCTCTTGCAATCGGCGCGTATACATCAGCCGATGAATTCAGCTGGGAGAAAAGGGCAGAGAAGCTCTCTGCTTTCTTCTTGTCGGTTCATGCAGACTACCGGAAAAAATAG
- a CDS encoding sulfotransferase, whose translation MLPVFISGHPRSGTTLLGAMLGAHPRCICTPESPFKARVFRNLGKKGSAKIDIATAFAMIRNSWRFRVWNLEIPPPVPGPEVGSYPDLILWLVKGYAEKAGKPDAHVWIDHTPANIEHADILTGLFPDAKFLHIVRDGRAVAASIMRLDWGANTIDRAAVSWVRKVSHYLAAESVLGHERIMQVKYEKLIRQPEQTLTDICRFAGIDFQDGMLRGTGFKVPAYTASQHSLLGKAPEVERIHAWEKDLTPRQVEIFESIGGNLLQSLGYSLRYGTAARKMNIAEHVVSGIEETIRGKIVNKLKRRRRIRKGIA comes from the coding sequence GTGTTACCGGTTTTCATAAGCGGACATCCCCGGAGCGGCACGACCCTGCTGGGGGCGATGCTGGGGGCTCATCCCCGGTGTATCTGCACGCCGGAGTCCCCTTTCAAGGCGCGGGTCTTCCGGAACTTGGGGAAGAAAGGGAGTGCGAAAATTGACATTGCCACCGCCTTCGCCATGATCAGGAACAGCTGGAGATTCAGGGTATGGAACCTTGAAATACCCCCCCCTGTTCCGGGCCCTGAGGTCGGTTCTTATCCTGACCTCATACTCTGGCTTGTGAAGGGCTATGCAGAAAAAGCGGGCAAGCCGGACGCTCATGTCTGGATTGACCATACCCCCGCGAATATTGAGCATGCGGATATCCTTACCGGGCTTTTTCCTGATGCAAAATTCCTGCACATCGTTAGGGACGGAAGGGCAGTTGCAGCCTCTATTATGCGCCTGGACTGGGGTGCAAATACCATAGACAGGGCCGCTGTTTCCTGGGTCAGAAAGGTCTCTCACTACCTTGCGGCGGAATCTGTCCTGGGACATGAACGGATCATGCAGGTGAAATATGAGAAACTGATCCGGCAGCCTGAACAGACCCTCACAGATATATGCCGGTTTGCCGGCATTGACTTTCAGGACGGGATGCTCAGGGGGACCGGATTCAAGGTGCCGGCGTATACCGCATCACAGCACTCACTCCTCGGCAAAGCGCCTGAGGTCGAAAGGATACACGCATGGGAAAAAGATTTGACGCCGAGGCAGGTCGAGATATTTGAGAGTATCGGGGGGAACCTGCTCCAGTCACTCGGATATTCCCTGCGATACGGAACGGCCGCAAGAAAAATGAACATCGCGGAGCACGTTGTCTCCGGCATCGAGGAGACCATCCGGGGGAAAATAGTCAACAAACTCAAGCGCCGCAGGAGGATCAGGAAGGGGATTGCCTGA
- the cysC gene encoding adenylyl-sulfate kinase has product MENTTHNTITHKSKVTREDRWKLNRHRSSLVWITGLPGSGKSTIAHELEHRLMQEGVRTFVLDGDNVRQGLCRDLGFSASDRKENLRRIGEVGKLFADAGILTIAAFASPYRADRLMVRRMFGEGDYIEVYLKCRLEVCESRDPKGMYRKARCGEIQNFTGVSDPYEPPENPEILLETDTLSVGESVARILHFLQEKELIR; this is encoded by the coding sequence ATGGAGAATACGACACACAATACCATCACACACAAAAGCAAGGTAACCAGAGAAGACAGATGGAAACTGAACAGACACCGTTCTTCCCTTGTCTGGATCACCGGGCTGCCCGGTTCCGGAAAATCGACCATTGCACATGAGCTTGAGCACAGGCTCATGCAGGAAGGCGTGAGGACATTTGTGCTTGACGGCGATAATGTCAGACAGGGCCTGTGCAGAGACCTGGGGTTTTCGGCTTCTGACCGGAAGGAGAACCTCAGGAGGATCGGGGAAGTCGGAAAACTGTTTGCGGATGCAGGGATACTGACGATAGCTGCATTTGCCTCACCCTACAGGGCCGACAGGCTGATGGTAAGACGGATGTTCGGGGAAGGTGACTACATTGAGGTGTATCTGAAATGCCGCCTTGAGGTATGCGAGTCGAGAGACCCCAAGGGAATGTACCGGAAAGCCCGCTGCGGTGAGATTCAAAACTTTACCGGGGTATCAGACCCCTATGAACCACCGGAGAACCCGGAGATACTCCTTGAGACGGATACGCTGAGTGTGGGGGAGAGCGTAGCCAGAATACTGCATTTCCTGCAAGAGAAGGAACTGATACGCTGA